Proteins from one Mesotoga infera genomic window:
- the radA gene encoding DNA repair protein RadA has translation MKKKQSYVCDACGYESPAWFGKCPSCGEWNTAVTFNHTDNRISQETRQVDIKPLSDVSIEESPRLKSGMEEFDRSIGGGIVPGSAVLISGEPGIGKSTFMLQLSNYIARDSQVLYVSGEESPRQLKMRADRLGLANTGNIHIMSANDITFIRTGDISRYALMVFDSLQTLKLSDVPSLPGSIVQVRECANALVSSAKSSEIPVFIVSHVTKGGQIAGPKLIEHLVDTVLYFEASKTGYRFLRTVKNRFGPSDEIAVFEMTSSGLKEIADISSVFVEDFVSSPGNIIAVISEGSRAFLVEIQALVSRPIYGTPRRLSTGVPLERVLLVAAVLTKRANIPLDSLDLYVNVAGGLQIEDTGVDLAVATALISSFTDTAIPDNFAVFGELGLDGTVRSVSSAERRLDRVKNSPFNEVISPEGKNGIKDVKQLLRLIGGIKSGEK, from the coding sequence ATGAAGAAAAAGCAAAGTTATGTCTGTGATGCCTGCGGCTACGAATCACCGGCCTGGTTCGGGAAATGCCCCTCTTGTGGAGAGTGGAACACAGCGGTGACCTTCAATCACACCGATAACAGAATCTCTCAAGAGACGCGGCAGGTAGACATAAAACCTCTTTCGGATGTAAGCATCGAAGAATCGCCTCGTTTAAAAAGCGGGATGGAGGAGTTCGACAGGTCCATCGGAGGTGGGATCGTTCCCGGAAGCGCAGTTCTAATAAGCGGGGAACCGGGAATCGGAAAATCTACCTTCATGCTTCAGCTCTCCAACTATATAGCCAGAGACAGCCAGGTTCTCTACGTTTCGGGTGAAGAATCGCCCCGACAGTTGAAAATGAGAGCCGACAGACTTGGCCTGGCGAACACAGGAAACATCCATATTATGTCGGCAAACGATATCACCTTCATCAGAACTGGCGATATTTCCAGGTATGCACTCATGGTATTCGACTCTCTCCAAACACTCAAGTTATCAGACGTTCCCTCCCTGCCAGGTTCGATAGTGCAGGTTAGAGAGTGCGCAAATGCCCTGGTGTCGAGCGCCAAGAGTTCAGAAATACCGGTTTTTATCGTTTCTCACGTGACCAAGGGCGGACAGATTGCCGGACCCAAGTTGATAGAGCACCTGGTCGACACGGTACTGTATTTCGAAGCCAGTAAAACTGGTTACCGCTTCCTGAGAACCGTGAAAAACCGCTTCGGCCCATCCGACGAGATAGCCGTCTTCGAAATGACCTCCTCCGGCCTCAAGGAGATCGCCGATATAAGTAGCGTTTTCGTCGAAGATTTCGTCAGTTCACCGGGGAATATAATAGCAGTGATCTCCGAGGGATCGAGGGCTTTTCTGGTGGAGATCCAGGCCCTTGTATCCAGGCCTATCTACGGAACCCCGCGAAGGCTTTCCACCGGTGTACCTCTCGAGAGAGTTCTTTTGGTGGCGGCCGTTCTCACCAAGAGGGCTAACATACCACTCGACAGTCTCGACCTGTATGTCAACGTTGCCGGTGGTCTGCAGATAGAGGATACCGGGGTGGATCTAGCGGTCGCAACCGCTCTCATATCTTCGTTCACAGATACGGCAATTCCAGATAATTTCGCCGTTTTCGGCGAACTGGGACTGGACGGTACGGTTCGCTCAGTGTCTTCCGCGGAACGGAGACTGGATCGGGTGAAAAACTCGCCCTTCAATGAAGTGATTTCTCCCGAGGGCAAGAATGGTATAAAAGACGTGAAGCAACTTTTGAGGCTCATTGGAGGGATAAAAAGTGGAGAGAAGTGA